In Microbacterium cremeum, a genomic segment contains:
- a CDS encoding ABC transporter permease, giving the protein MTTTDIVTIANRPRLERQPIRRLLARPEVGALVAALAVMIFFSVYTDKFMTLAGAGVWLESASTFGIMAVAVALLMIGGEFDLSAGVMTGFTALIVGVLTTHYGLNIWVAVLVALVAALAVGALNGYLVMRTGLPSFIVTLGTFFVIAGIDLAVTKLITGQVAIQGMTKVPFYETIQPLFGSSIRIGTGTFYISVLWWFIVTAIATWVLLRMRAGNWIFAVGGAANSSRQVGVPILKTKIGLFMTTAGAAWLVGMISLFRTSTVQANTGVGQEFIYIICAVVGGCLLTGGFGSAIGAALGALIYGMVFQGITFAQWDTNWLRTFLGAMLLLAVFLNHWVRLRASGASK; this is encoded by the coding sequence GTGACTACGACAGACATCGTCACCATCGCGAACCGACCACGGCTCGAGCGGCAACCGATCCGCCGCCTCCTCGCACGCCCCGAGGTCGGCGCCCTCGTCGCCGCACTCGCCGTCATGATCTTCTTCTCGGTGTACACCGACAAGTTCATGACCCTCGCGGGCGCGGGTGTCTGGCTCGAGTCGGCCTCCACCTTCGGGATCATGGCCGTCGCCGTGGCGCTGCTCATGATCGGTGGCGAGTTCGACCTCTCCGCGGGCGTGATGACCGGCTTCACCGCTCTCATCGTCGGCGTGCTCACGACCCACTACGGCTTGAACATCTGGGTGGCCGTGCTCGTCGCTCTCGTAGCGGCGCTCGCGGTAGGCGCACTCAACGGCTATCTCGTGATGCGCACCGGACTCCCCAGCTTCATCGTCACCCTGGGTACGTTCTTCGTCATCGCGGGCATCGACCTCGCGGTCACCAAGCTCATCACCGGCCAGGTGGCCATCCAGGGCATGACGAAGGTCCCGTTCTACGAAACCATCCAGCCCCTCTTCGGCTCCTCGATCAGGATCGGAACCGGCACGTTCTACATCTCGGTGCTCTGGTGGTTCATCGTGACCGCCATTGCGACGTGGGTTCTCCTTCGCATGCGCGCCGGAAACTGGATCTTCGCGGTCGGTGGTGCTGCCAACTCCTCGCGCCAGGTCGGCGTGCCGATCCTCAAGACGAAGATCGGCCTGTTCATGACGACCGCGGGGGCCGCGTGGCTGGTCGGAATGATCTCCCTCTTCCGGACCTCCACAGTTCAGGCGAACACCGGTGTCGGACAGGAGTTCATCTACATCATCTGCGCTGTGGTCGGCGGCTGTCTTCTGACGGGCGGATTCGGCTCCGCCATCGGCGCGGCTCTCGGTGCGCTCATCTACGGCATGGTCTTCCAGGGCATCACCTTCGCGCAGTGGGACACGAACTGGCTCCGCACATTCCTGGGAGCAATGCTGTTGCTTGCCGTGTTCCTCAATCACTGGGTCCGACTGCGCGCGAGCGGAGCTTCGAAATGA
- a CDS encoding LacI family DNA-binding transcriptional regulator encodes MKDIAEHVGMSRQLVSIVLRNAQGASEASRQRVIEAARELGYYPDESARLLRQRRSGQLGVLFTMRQPFEVDLVDALYGQAADYGYRLVLSTVGLGRSEGTALDELMRQRIEALIVLTTESRDGIIRRLPSGVPIVLLGGPQATGRHDEVHVENGQGMALAVRHLVELGHSRITYVGPFAGPNAAERLEGYKTSMRSQGLHHAIDAIEADYTEEAGYAAAQELLHRDSRSSALVCANDRCAFGVMETFLREGVRVPEDISIVGFDDSTVARLPFVDLTSVQPNPELMARLGLEAAARRLADPDHSDWYRSVPPTLVVRGSSSAPPSGRDFGLRRTT; translated from the coding sequence ATGAAGGACATCGCCGAGCATGTGGGGATGTCGCGCCAACTCGTGTCCATCGTTCTGCGCAACGCGCAGGGAGCGAGCGAGGCGTCGCGGCAACGGGTCATAGAAGCTGCCCGCGAACTGGGCTACTACCCGGACGAATCTGCGCGTCTCCTTCGTCAAAGGCGCAGCGGACAGCTGGGCGTACTCTTCACGATGCGGCAACCGTTCGAGGTCGACCTCGTCGATGCACTGTACGGACAGGCCGCGGACTACGGATACCGGCTGGTCCTCAGCACCGTCGGGCTGGGACGGTCCGAAGGTACCGCGCTGGATGAGCTGATGCGACAGCGCATCGAAGCCCTCATCGTCCTGACGACCGAGTCTCGCGACGGCATCATCCGGCGACTGCCCTCCGGCGTACCGATCGTCCTCCTCGGGGGCCCGCAAGCGACCGGTCGGCACGATGAGGTGCACGTCGAGAACGGACAAGGCATGGCGCTCGCCGTGCGCCACCTCGTCGAACTCGGGCACAGCCGCATCACCTACGTCGGGCCATTTGCGGGTCCGAATGCGGCGGAACGACTGGAGGGCTACAAGACGTCGATGCGTTCCCAGGGTCTCCACCACGCCATCGACGCGATCGAGGCGGACTACACCGAGGAGGCGGGATACGCCGCGGCGCAGGAACTTCTCCACCGTGACAGCCGGTCGTCAGCGCTCGTCTGTGCGAACGACCGGTGCGCGTTCGGGGTGATGGAGACCTTCCTGCGTGAAGGAGTGCGCGTGCCAGAGGACATCTCCATCGTCGGGTTCGACGACAGTACTGTCGCGCGGCTTCCGTTCGTCGACCTCACCAGTGTCCAGCCCAATCCCGAGCTGATGGCACGACTCGGGTTGGAGGCCGCTGCCCGGCGTCTCGCCGATCCGGATCACTCCGACTGGTACCGCAGCGTCCCTCCCACGCTCGTGGTGCGAGGTTCGTCCTCGGCGCCGCCTAGCGGCCGTGACTTCGGCCTTCGACGAACTACGTGA
- a CDS encoding bifunctional sugar phosphate isomerase/epimerase/4-hydroxyphenylpyruvate dioxygenase family protein — MRTSIATVCLSGTLDQKLVAAHEAGFDGVEIFEPDLIASPRSPEEIRARAAGLGLSLDLYQPFRDFEGVGPELLDQNLRRAAAKFGLMNRLGIDTMLLCSNVATARSGDEQLAAAQLRLLGDLAERHGVRVAYEALAWGRFVDGYETAARIVRLADHPRIGLCLDSFHILSKGHSPEAIETIPAEKIFFVQMADAPLLSMDVLSWSRHHRLFPGEGGFDLGTFMAHLARTGYTGPVSLEIFNDTFRQADPLETAIDARRSLRWLEHEAAVSLGAEAGGGRAARMPIASLPRVEPPADVGYVELRTTELPELRRLLGQLGFRSHGEHRTKTVELWSQGDARVVLGEPGSDRPRPTVAGLGLSVDDPATSLRRARELFAPEIPRQQDVGEEPLVGVGAPDGSEVFFGAARGPEPRWVSEFGAAADGEPPMIERVDHVNLAQPWQHFDAAVLFFHSVLDLRPDPSVEVAAPVGLVRSQVLRSADGVVRIALNLVPSAAAGDAILPQHVAFASADVLALARAARGRGFRPLDIPANYYDDIEARYQIEPGLLAELRELNVMYDRDESGEFLHFYTHPIGTVFLEVVERRGGYAGYGALNAPVRLAAQYQHRRAARQGAGA, encoded by the coding sequence ATGCGCACATCGATCGCCACGGTCTGCTTGAGCGGCACCCTGGATCAGAAGCTCGTCGCGGCGCACGAGGCCGGCTTCGACGGCGTCGAGATCTTCGAACCGGATCTGATCGCCTCGCCCCGCTCCCCGGAGGAGATCCGCGCGCGGGCGGCAGGGCTCGGGCTCTCGCTCGACCTGTACCAGCCCTTCCGGGATTTCGAAGGGGTCGGTCCCGAGCTTCTCGACCAGAACCTCCGTCGCGCGGCAGCGAAGTTCGGCCTCATGAACCGGCTGGGCATCGACACGATGCTGCTGTGCAGCAATGTGGCGACGGCGCGCAGCGGCGATGAACAGCTCGCCGCCGCTCAACTGCGCCTCCTCGGGGATCTCGCCGAACGCCACGGAGTCCGCGTCGCCTACGAAGCCCTCGCGTGGGGTCGTTTCGTCGACGGCTACGAGACGGCGGCGCGCATCGTCCGTCTCGCCGATCACCCGCGCATCGGCCTCTGCCTCGACAGCTTCCACATCCTCTCCAAAGGCCACAGCCCGGAAGCGATCGAGACGATCCCGGCGGAGAAGATCTTCTTCGTGCAGATGGCGGACGCACCGCTGCTCTCGATGGACGTCCTCTCGTGGAGCCGGCATCATCGGCTGTTCCCCGGTGAGGGGGGCTTCGACCTCGGCACGTTCATGGCGCACCTCGCCCGCACGGGGTATACCGGTCCGGTCTCGCTGGAGATCTTCAACGACACGTTCCGCCAAGCCGACCCCCTCGAGACCGCGATCGACGCGAGGCGCTCGTTGCGCTGGCTCGAGCACGAGGCGGCGGTGTCGCTCGGCGCCGAGGCAGGGGGCGGCCGTGCAGCCCGCATGCCCATCGCGTCGCTGCCCCGGGTCGAACCGCCCGCCGACGTGGGCTACGTGGAGCTGAGGACGACGGAGCTGCCGGAGCTCCGGCGCCTCCTCGGGCAACTGGGCTTCCGCTCGCACGGCGAGCACCGCACCAAGACGGTCGAGCTGTGGTCGCAGGGCGACGCACGGGTCGTCCTCGGGGAACCGGGCTCGGACCGGCCACGGCCGACCGTAGCCGGCCTCGGGCTCTCGGTCGACGATCCGGCGACGTCGCTGCGCCGGGCGAGGGAGCTGTTCGCCCCCGAGATCCCGCGCCAGCAGGATGTCGGCGAAGAGCCGCTCGTCGGTGTCGGCGCACCGGACGGCTCGGAGGTCTTCTTCGGCGCGGCGCGCGGGCCCGAGCCGAGATGGGTGAGCGAGTTCGGCGCCGCCGCCGATGGGGAGCCGCCCATGATCGAGCGGGTCGATCACGTCAACCTCGCCCAGCCCTGGCAGCACTTCGACGCGGCCGTGCTGTTCTTCCACTCGGTCCTGGATCTGCGCCCCGACCCGTCGGTGGAGGTCGCCGCACCCGTCGGTCTGGTGCGCAGCCAGGTCCTGCGCAGCGCCGATGGAGTGGTGCGGATCGCGCTCAACCTCGTCCCCTCGGCCGCCGCCGGCGACGCGATCCTGCCGCAGCACGTCGCGTTCGCCTCCGCCGATGTGCTCGCGCTGGCGCGCGCGGCGCGGGGGCGCGGCTTCCGTCCCCTCGACATCCCCGCGAACTACTACGACGACATCGAGGCGCGATACCAGATCGAGCCGGGCCTCCTCGCGGAGCTCAGGGAGTTGAACGTCATGTACGACCGGGACGAGTCCGGCGAGTTCCTCCACTTCTACACGCACCCCATCGGCACCGTGTTTCTCGAGGTCGTCGAGCGACGCGGCGGGTACGCGGGGTACGGCGCGCTCAACGCACCCGTGCGCCTGGCCGCTCAGTACCAGCACCGTCGGGCCGCGCGACAGGGAGCCGGCGCGTGA
- a CDS encoding IclR family transcriptional regulator: MRSAHGGEPVSVLDRILAILDTVRESHGSTTITQLAVATGIPKSTVSRLVADLVRQRYLVRGESGVMIGMRLFELGARASTPRRLSVAALPVLAELSHATGEHLNVAVQEGCEMLSIISVRGRLRPVPSRAGVRVPSVTTALGKAVLAHTTDEDVLRAVLAELDPSTRHRFERELVGVRADAVAIDRCETFPGVVGVASPILSPDRLPVAAISVAGPVADMDPSRVAPLVRHAALVLTHRLASRVA, from the coding sequence ATGCGATCCGCTCACGGAGGCGAGCCCGTCTCGGTGCTCGACCGGATCCTCGCGATCCTCGACACGGTCCGGGAGTCCCACGGCTCCACCACGATCACCCAGCTCGCCGTGGCCACCGGCATCCCCAAGTCCACCGTCTCGCGTCTCGTGGCAGACCTGGTGCGGCAGCGGTACCTGGTGCGCGGCGAGAGCGGCGTGATGATCGGGATGCGGCTGTTCGAGCTGGGAGCACGCGCCAGCACGCCGAGGCGCCTCAGCGTCGCAGCTCTCCCCGTGCTGGCCGAGCTGTCCCACGCCACCGGCGAGCACCTCAACGTCGCCGTGCAGGAGGGCTGCGAGATGCTCTCGATCATCTCGGTGCGTGGACGGCTCCGGCCGGTGCCCTCGCGCGCCGGCGTCCGCGTGCCCTCGGTGACGACCGCGCTCGGCAAGGCGGTGCTCGCTCACACGACGGACGAGGACGTCCTTCGTGCCGTGCTGGCCGAGCTCGACCCGTCGACGCGGCACCGCTTCGAGCGGGAGCTGGTCGGCGTCCGGGCCGACGCGGTCGCGATCGACCGTTGCGAGACGTTCCCCGGGGTCGTCGGTGTCGCGAGCCCGATCCTCTCGCCGGACCGCCTCCCGGTCGCCGCGATCTCGGTGGCGGGGCCGGTCGCCGACATGGATCCGAGCCGGGTCGCGCCTCTCGTGCGTCACGCCGCCCTCGTGCTCACGCATCGGCTCGCGTCGCGGGTCGCCTGA
- a CDS encoding shikimate dehydrogenase, with amino-acid sequence MTDVVQHPPEPPRPRRYLVGLIGEGITASLTPAMHETEARELGLDYEYRILDLIVLGRRPADLAALLAETRSAGFAAMNITHPCKRLVIDLVDELDTDAAHLRAVNLVVFADGRLIGHNTDWMGYRDGLESGLPGASFDRVVQIGCGGAGAATAYALLSHGAARLDISDVDPARAEDLAVRMRDLFPAQDVAVLGPDELPDAIARATGVVHATPLGMLHRPGVAFDLELLPAGAWVSDVVYRPLETELVRRARERGHPVLDGGRMAVGQACASLRIITGAVPDRERMERHFRALIRAEEDTGGEGSLR; translated from the coding sequence GTGACCGACGTGGTGCAGCATCCGCCCGAGCCGCCTCGACCGCGCCGCTACCTCGTCGGCCTGATCGGCGAGGGGATCACGGCATCCCTCACGCCTGCCATGCATGAGACCGAGGCCCGCGAGCTGGGACTGGACTACGAGTACCGCATCCTGGATCTCATCGTGCTCGGCCGGCGCCCCGCCGACCTCGCCGCGCTCCTGGCCGAGACGCGGTCGGCGGGCTTCGCCGCGATGAACATCACGCACCCGTGCAAGCGGCTCGTGATCGATCTCGTGGACGAATTGGACACGGATGCCGCGCACCTGCGGGCGGTGAACCTCGTGGTGTTCGCCGACGGTCGCCTGATCGGCCACAACACCGACTGGATGGGATACCGCGACGGTCTCGAGTCGGGCCTGCCCGGCGCCTCGTTCGACCGTGTCGTGCAGATCGGCTGCGGGGGTGCCGGCGCCGCGACCGCGTATGCCCTCCTCTCCCACGGCGCGGCGAGACTCGACATCTCTGACGTCGACCCGGCCCGGGCGGAGGACCTCGCCGTCCGCATGCGCGACCTGTTCCCCGCGCAGGACGTCGCCGTCCTCGGGCCGGACGAGCTTCCGGACGCGATCGCCCGCGCGACCGGGGTCGTGCACGCCACACCGCTGGGCATGCTGCACCGACCCGGTGTCGCGTTCGACCTCGAGCTGCTGCCGGCCGGCGCCTGGGTGTCGGACGTCGTCTACCGGCCGCTGGAGACCGAGCTCGTCCGGCGGGCGCGCGAACGGGGCCACCCGGTCCTCGACGGCGGTCGCATGGCCGTGGGGCAGGCGTGCGCTAGTCTCCGAATCATCACGGGGGCCGTGCCCGATCGTGAGCGGATGGAGCGACACTTCCGTGCGCTCATCCGTGCCGAGGAAGACACCGGCGGCGAAGGGAGCCTGCGATGA
- a CDS encoding ThuA domain-containing protein, whose product MKSLIRSGVALVAAAALGATMVVGATAVSTDKGNGNGLGGQPATASQIYLDDIKDYGVCRGVDPECYNAWGNGWTEGEQKRILIWSRTAGPRHAHLGTPLGAGMNPPLNANNVAQAALKAWAEERGIAVDYTEDLANFSRLNNYQAVVFLSSNRDTLDDTAQTTLMQYIRGGGGFVGIHNAFGAEYHWEYYEGLLGGANFYNHGPNREGTVETINHQDVSTSFLPDTWAFKDEWYNLVPYPSFVNVLLEVDRATSEATPAGHGEHHPVSWCQYYDGGRAWLTTLGHDVAAWTDAPLAGDEFFQQHVMEGLESAMGIKPFCSA is encoded by the coding sequence ATGAAATCGCTCATACGCTCCGGAGTCGCCCTCGTCGCCGCGGCAGCGCTCGGCGCGACCATGGTGGTCGGGGCGACCGCCGTGAGCACCGACAAGGGGAACGGGAACGGACTCGGCGGGCAGCCCGCGACCGCCAGCCAGATCTACCTCGACGACATCAAGGACTACGGCGTCTGTCGCGGAGTCGACCCCGAGTGCTACAACGCGTGGGGCAACGGCTGGACGGAGGGGGAGCAGAAGCGCATCCTCATCTGGAGCCGGACCGCCGGACCGCGTCACGCGCACCTCGGCACGCCACTCGGCGCCGGAATGAACCCGCCGCTGAACGCCAACAACGTCGCACAGGCCGCCCTCAAGGCGTGGGCGGAGGAACGTGGGATCGCGGTGGACTACACCGAGGACCTGGCGAACTTCAGCCGCCTGAACAACTACCAGGCAGTCGTGTTCCTGAGTTCCAACCGCGACACCCTCGATGACACCGCGCAGACCACGCTCATGCAGTACATCCGCGGAGGCGGAGGGTTCGTCGGCATTCACAACGCCTTCGGCGCCGAGTACCACTGGGAGTACTACGAGGGCCTGCTCGGCGGTGCCAACTTCTACAATCACGGGCCGAACCGCGAGGGCACGGTCGAGACGATCAACCACCAGGACGTGTCCACGTCCTTCCTGCCCGACACGTGGGCGTTCAAGGACGAGTGGTACAACCTGGTGCCGTATCCCAGCTTCGTCAACGTCCTGCTCGAGGTCGACCGGGCCACGAGCGAGGCGACCCCGGCCGGGCACGGCGAGCACCACCCGGTGAGCTGGTGCCAGTACTACGACGGCGGGCGGGCGTGGCTGACGACCCTCGGGCACGATGTCGCGGCCTGGACGGATGCGCCGCTGGCCGGCGACGAGTTCTTCCAGCAGCACGTGATGGAGGGGCTGGAGAGCGCCATGGGGATCAAGCCTTTCTGCTCGGCCTGA
- a CDS encoding IclR family transcriptional regulator: MGSLAEWNTFPARTGGPVSVLDRIVAILDAVKASEGSLSVTDLAQQTGLPKSTVSRLVAELAAQRYLERTQEGVTLGMRLFELGARASLPRRLIGAAAPVIRQLREMTGERVGLWVHQGTDMVSVAAVAGRLPMLPTRAGMRTPALTTASGKAYLAFCSDPGVVDRVSASLADADADHFRDELLHVRSAVVATDMEDSYPGILAVASPVLSGDRVVVGAISVAGPSGGMDPDRIAPLVRAAGTNVTRRLTAAA, translated from the coding sequence ATGGGGAGTCTCGCCGAATGGAACACGTTTCCCGCTCGCACGGGCGGGCCGGTCTCGGTGCTCGATCGCATCGTCGCGATCCTGGACGCCGTGAAGGCGTCGGAGGGATCGCTCTCGGTCACCGATCTGGCACAGCAGACGGGTCTGCCGAAGTCCACCGTCTCGCGACTCGTCGCGGAGCTGGCCGCGCAGCGCTACCTCGAGCGCACGCAGGAAGGCGTGACCCTCGGGATGCGCCTGTTCGAGCTCGGCGCACGCGCGAGCCTGCCCCGCCGCCTCATCGGCGCGGCCGCGCCGGTCATCAGGCAGCTGCGCGAGATGACGGGCGAGCGCGTCGGGCTCTGGGTGCACCAGGGCACCGACATGGTGTCGGTGGCGGCGGTCGCCGGGCGGCTGCCGATGCTTCCGACGCGCGCCGGCATGCGTACGCCGGCCCTGACCACCGCGAGCGGCAAGGCCTATCTCGCGTTCTGCTCCGATCCCGGTGTGGTGGATCGCGTGAGTGCGTCGCTGGCCGATGCCGACGCCGACCACTTCCGCGACGAGCTCCTGCACGTCCGATCGGCCGTGGTCGCGACGGACATGGAGGACTCGTATCCCGGCATCCTCGCTGTCGCAAGCCCCGTCCTGTCCGGTGATCGCGTCGTCGTGGGCGCGATCTCGGTCGCGGGGCCCAGCGGCGGCATGGACCCCGATCGGATCGCACCGCTCGTGCGTGCCGCGGGCACCAACGTCACCCGCCGGCTCACGGCGGCGGCGTAG
- a CDS encoding ATP-binding cassette domain-containing protein yields MTTTATPDTPVLEVRDVAKRYGAINALHGVSTVVSAGRVTCVLGDNGAGKSTFIKMLAGAHAPTEGEILLDGEPVTFSSPRDALDAGIATVYQDLAVVPLMPVWRNFFLGSELTKGWGPFRRLDVKQMKEITYVELANMGIDLRDVDQPIGTLSGGERQCVAIARAVYFGARVLILDEPTAALGVKQSGVVLKYIARSRDRGLGVVFITHNPHHAYPVGDRFLLLNRGTSLGDYEKKDLTLAELTSLMAGGAELESLAHELERTMGAESDVVREIEREADAIPAALRAEDEGASASAV; encoded by the coding sequence ATGACAACGACTGCCACACCCGATACGCCGGTCCTGGAAGTTCGCGACGTCGCAAAGCGATACGGAGCCATCAACGCGCTTCACGGTGTCTCCACCGTCGTCAGCGCCGGCCGCGTCACGTGCGTCCTTGGCGACAACGGCGCTGGAAAGTCGACGTTCATCAAGATGCTGGCCGGCGCGCACGCTCCGACGGAAGGCGAGATCCTCCTCGACGGCGAACCAGTCACGTTCTCGTCGCCGCGCGATGCACTCGACGCCGGTATCGCCACGGTCTACCAAGACCTCGCCGTCGTCCCCCTGATGCCCGTCTGGCGGAACTTCTTCCTCGGCTCGGAGCTGACCAAGGGCTGGGGGCCGTTCCGCCGTCTGGACGTGAAGCAGATGAAGGAGATCACCTACGTCGAACTGGCGAACATGGGCATCGACCTCCGCGACGTCGACCAGCCCATCGGGACTCTCTCCGGTGGAGAGCGACAGTGCGTGGCCATCGCGCGCGCCGTCTACTTCGGAGCTCGGGTCCTGATCCTCGATGAGCCGACGGCCGCCCTCGGGGTCAAGCAGTCCGGCGTCGTGCTCAAGTACATCGCCCGCTCGCGGGACCGCGGGCTCGGCGTGGTCTTCATCACGCACAACCCGCACCACGCGTACCCGGTCGGCGACCGCTTCCTCCTGCTGAATCGGGGCACCAGCCTGGGGGACTACGAGAAGAAGGATCTGACACTGGCCGAACTCACCAGTCTGATGGCCGGCGGTGCGGAACTCGAGTCCCTCGCGCACGAACTCGAGCGAACCATGGGCGCCGAGTCGGACGTCGTTCGCGAGATCGAACGTGAGGCGGACGCGATCCCTGCCGCGCTGCGCGCCGAGGACGAAGGCGCGTCGGCGTCCGCGGTGTGA
- a CDS encoding IclR family transcriptional regulator, which produces MRTAAWTDSVSVLDRVTAVFDAFGEDDEGLGISELARRAHLPKSTVSRIAADLVAQRFLDRDGDRLYLGVRLFELAETVQLPRRLRHVALPVMNELRDVTRHSVRLAVLQGSDVLFIAIIRGEATAAPTARVGGRLPAHATALGKALLAYSPRGVVEQLVRSGLPSRTPATICDPAGLARELADVRRLGVAADNEECHAGRACVASPVLGPRGEPVAAISVAGAASEIVATRLGPAVRAAALTLSRRMDPGPHD; this is translated from the coding sequence ATGCGCACCGCCGCCTGGACCGACTCGGTCAGCGTGCTCGACCGGGTGACGGCCGTCTTCGACGCCTTCGGGGAGGATGACGAAGGTCTCGGGATCTCGGAACTCGCCCGGCGCGCCCACCTTCCGAAGTCGACGGTCTCGAGGATCGCCGCCGACCTCGTCGCGCAGCGCTTCCTCGATCGCGACGGCGACCGGCTGTACCTCGGCGTGCGCCTCTTCGAACTGGCCGAGACCGTCCAGCTGCCGCGGCGGCTCCGCCACGTCGCTCTGCCCGTGATGAACGAACTGCGCGACGTCACCCGGCACAGCGTGCGGCTCGCCGTCCTCCAGGGATCGGACGTGCTGTTCATCGCGATCATCCGCGGCGAGGCGACCGCCGCACCGACGGCGAGGGTCGGCGGCCGTCTGCCGGCACACGCGACCGCGCTCGGGAAGGCGCTCCTGGCGTACTCGCCCCGTGGCGTCGTGGAGCAGCTCGTCCGCTCAGGACTGCCCTCGCGCACGCCCGCGACGATCTGCGATCCGGCCGGCCTCGCACGGGAGCTCGCCGACGTGCGCCGCCTCGGCGTGGCAGCCGACAACGAGGAGTGCCATGCCGGCCGCGCGTGCGTGGCGAGCCCGGTCCTCGGACCCCGCGGTGAGCCGGTCGCCGCGATCTCGGTGGCGGGCGCGGCGTCGGAGATCGTCGCGACCCGCCTCGGTCCGGCCGTCCGCGCCGCCGCGCTGACACTGAGCCGGCGCATGGACCCCGGTCCTCACGACTGA
- a CDS encoding TetR/AcrR family transcriptional regulator — translation MTGGLSEVRDSGMTERAARTQDDILEVATAEFAANGYSGARVDEIAARTRTTKRMIYYYFGSKQGLYLAVLERVYAQIRRVERGIHIDELSPDDALRTLAEATYDHHTTHEAFIQLVSIENIHRAEHLRRSQTILRENATAITVLQEVIERGVRDGIFRDDVDALDVHMVISAYACFHVANRHTFAAIFGRDMLDPALQDSHRRLIGDLVVSTMTDRSAPAPREMKPGSDVAPS, via the coding sequence ATGACGGGTGGACTGAGCGAGGTGCGGGACAGCGGCATGACCGAGCGCGCCGCCCGGACGCAGGACGACATCCTCGAGGTGGCCACCGCCGAGTTCGCCGCGAACGGGTACTCCGGCGCGCGGGTCGACGAGATCGCCGCGCGCACGCGCACCACGAAGCGCATGATCTACTACTACTTCGGCTCGAAGCAGGGACTGTACCTTGCGGTGCTGGAGCGGGTCTACGCGCAGATCCGACGCGTCGAGCGCGGCATACACATCGACGAGCTGTCACCGGACGACGCCCTGCGCACGCTCGCGGAGGCCACGTACGACCACCACACGACCCACGAGGCGTTCATCCAGCTCGTGAGCATCGAGAACATCCACCGCGCCGAGCACCTGCGCCGATCGCAGACCATCCTGCGCGAGAACGCCACCGCCATCACGGTGCTGCAGGAGGTCATCGAGCGAGGGGTTCGCGATGGCATCTTCCGCGACGACGTCGATGCGCTGGACGTGCATATGGTGATCAGCGCCTACGCCTGCTTCCACGTCGCCAACCGGCACACCTTCGCCGCGATCTTCGGGCGGGACATGCTGGATCCGGCGCTGCAGGACTCGCACCGCCGCCTCATCGGCGACCTGGTCGTGTCGACGATGACCGACCGCAGCGCACCTGCGCCCCGTGAGATGAAGCCCGGCTCAGACGTCGCGCCCTCGTAG